The following proteins are co-located in the Magnetospirillum sp. WYHS-4 genome:
- the rpmF gene encoding 50S ribosomal protein L32, producing the protein MAVPKKKVSKSRRNMRRAHHALKSSSYHECPNCGELKRPHHVCPACGQYDGRELVATTA; encoded by the coding sequence ATGGCTGTTCCCAAGAAGAAAGTGTCGAAGTCGCGCCGCAACATGCGTCGCGCCCACCATGCTCTCAAGAGTTCTTCCTATCATGAGTGCCCCAATTGCGGCGAACTGAAGCGGCCGCATCATGTTTGTCCCGCCTGTGGGCAGTATGACGGGCGCGAACTGGTCGCCACCACCGCCTGA